In one window of bacterium DNA:
- a CDS encoding superoxide dismutase — translation MHKLPDLPYDFAALEPHIDARTMEIHHGKHHAAYVANLNKALEAAGGSHLDTPLEKLVANLSALPEAQRTAVRNNGGGHWNHSLFWQLMSGKGGGEPTGALAQAIAADFGSFAAFKEQFANAATTRFGSGWAWLSVAGGKLVVSSTPNQDNPLMDGSGTPILGLDVWEHAYYLHYQNRRPDYIGAWWNVVNWSEVAKRFEALKH, via the coding sequence ATGCACAAGCTGCCCGACCTGCCCTACGACTTCGCTGCCCTGGAGCCGCACATCGATGCGCGGACGATGGAGATCCACCACGGCAAGCACCACGCCGCCTACGTCGCCAACCTGAACAAGGCCCTCGAGGCCGCCGGCGGCAGCCACCTCGACACGCCCCTGGAGAAGCTGGTCGCCAACCTGAGCGCCCTGCCCGAGGCCCAGCGCACGGCCGTGCGCAACAACGGCGGCGGCCACTGGAATCACAGCCTCTTCTGGCAGCTCATGAGCGGCAAGGGCGGCGGCGAGCCCACGGGCGCGCTGGCCCAGGCGATCGCCGCGGACTTCGGCTCCTTCGCCGCTTTCAAGGAGCAGTTCGCGAACGCGGCGACCACCCGCTTCGGCAGCGGCTGGGCCTGGCTCTCGGTCGCCGGCGGCAAGCTCGTCGTCTCGAGCACGCCCAACCAGGACAACCCGCTGATGGACGGCTCGGGCACGCCCATCCTCGGCCTCGACGTCTGGGAGCACGCCTACTACCTCCACTACCAGAACCGTAGGCCCGATTACATCGGTGCCTGGTGGAACGTGGTCAACTGGAGCGAAGTAGCGAAGCGGTTCGAAGCGCTGAAGCACTAG